The Alicyclobacillus macrosporangiidus CPP55 genome segment GACAATGACGCTAACGGTCCATTGCTTGTCGTCCCGGATCACCTCGTCCACCACCACCTGCCGGGCGGACTCCGCATCCGACTTGTAGATCTGCACGTGCAGAGCCTTGTGTTTCTTATCGGTCACAGTGACCTGGAACGTCTTCACCTGCTGGCCCTCCCCGGGCGGATTCCCGGCTCCGTTGGAGTTATCCGGCGGTGTATTCAACCCCCCACCGGATTCACCCGAGTTGTCGGCGACATACAGCGTGATGGTCGATCCCGCCGGCACCTGCGCGCCCGCCTGGTACGGCACGATCTTGAACACCTGGCCATCCGGTACCGGGTACTGCATCCGGGTGACCTGGTAGTTGAGATTGGCGGCCGCCAAGGCCTTCTTCGCGTCGTCCAAAGACATGCCGACCACGTTCGGAACTGTGGTCATCGCCCCGTCGCTCACCTGCAGGACCACCTTGGCGTCCAGGCCGACCATCGTCCCTTTCGGCGGATTGGTCGACACGACCAATCCCGCCCCCACCTGGCTGTTCTGCACCGTCTGCTTCGTGATGTTGTCCGGAGACAAGCCGAGGTTTTTCAACTGCTGGATGGCTTCGTCCACCGGAACACCGGTGAGATCCGGCATCTGCACCTGCTGCGGGCCTTTGCTCACCCACAGGGTGACGGCGCGTCCGGGTTTCACCTCGCTGTTGCCAGGCGGATCCTGGTCGTACACGGTGCCCGCCGGGCTGTTGTTGACGCCCTGCTGTTCGTCGATTTGATTGAAGCCGGCTTGGTGGAGAATGCTCTCCGCCTGCGCCACCGTCTTTCCGCGCACATCGGGCATCTTGACATTCGGGACCTGGATGAGGTCCATGACGATGTAGTAGGCCGCCACCGCCCCGATGCAGACCACCACCAGGGCGACGCCCGACCAAAGCAGCGCCCTCCACCAGTGGCGGCGCCTTTTCCCGGTGTCGGCAGCTTCAGGGTCCATCCCTTCCGCCGCCATCCGGCCCTGGCCCACCAGGGGCACCGCGATGGTCGCTTCGGTGGCGTCATCCGGGACCTGGAATTTTGGCACATTCGGATGAATCAACGCGTCCTCCAGGTCCCGCTTGACCGCGCGCATGTTCGGATACCGGTGCTCCGGCGCCTTGACCAGGCAGCGCAGGATGATGTTCTCCACGCTCTGCGGCACCGCCGGGTTGATCTCTCGCGGATCCGTGAACTTGTCGCGCAGGTGTTTGAGCGCCACGCTGACCGGGGAATCCCCGGAAAACGGCAGCTGGCGCGTCAACATCTCGTACATGACCACGCCGAGCGAGTAGATGTCGCTCTTCACGTCGGTCGCCGCACCGCGTGCTTGCTCTGGTGAAAAGTAGTGCACCGACCCCAGGACCGAGTCCCCCTGATGATGGGTGATGGTGTTGGTGGTGCTGGCGCGGGCGATGCCAAAATCGGTGACCTTCACCTGTCCCGTCTTCGTCAACAGGATGTTGTGCGGCTTGATGTCACGATGGATGATGCCGTGGTCGTGGGCGTGCTCCAGGGCATCGCAGATCTGCATCGTGATGTCGAGGGCTTCTTTCACCGGCAGAGGTCCGCGATCGCGAATGACTTCCTTCAGCGTCGGCCCGTCGACATACTCCATGACGATGTAGTGCTGTCCATCTTCGGTGATGCCCATGTCGTACAGGTTGACGATGTTCGGATGCGACAGACTGGCCGCCGACTGTGCCTCCCGCCGGAAGCGGCGCACGAACTCCTCGTCGCCGGCGAATTGGGTCCGCAGCATCTTGACCGCCACCTGGCGGCCTAGCCAGGTGTCGATCGCGCGGTATACCACGGCCATACCGCCGCCGCCGATCTCCTCCTGCAGGTCGTACCGTCCGCCGAGCAAGCGGCTCACGCTGTCTCACGCTCCTCTCGGCGAACCAACAGCGCCACCGTGACGTTGTCCGACCCCCCGCGCGCCAGAGCCAGCCCGATCAGCTCCTCCGCGGCCTGTTCCACATCCGCCTGCACCTTTGCATCCTGCAACGGCTGCAGCCGCTCCTTCAGCTCCGATGGCTGCACGAGGTTGGACAGTCCGTCCGTGCACAGCAGCAACACGTCTCCCTCGTCGAACGGGCGGACCGACACGTCCGGATCGGTGAATTCGGCGGTCCCGAGCGACCGCGTGACGATATGGCGCTGCGGGTGATGCTGCGCTTCCTCCTCCGTCAACTGGCCGCGCCGCACGAGCTCCGCCACCAGTGAATGGTCGTCCGTCACCTGCGCCAACTCCCCTTTGTGCAGGACATAGGCACGGCTATCCCCGACGTGTGCCAGGCACACCCTGCCGTCGTGTATCAACGCCGCCACCAGCGTCGTGCCCATCCCGACGTACTCGGCGCTGTTCCGACTCGCCTCCCAGATGCGGTGGTTCGCGGCCTGGACGGCGTCGCGCAGGACCTTCTCCGGCTCAACGCCCCACCCCGCCTGGCGGCAGGCCTCGGCGACATACTCCGAAACGGTGTCGGCGGCCAGGCGGCTCGCCACCTCGCCTGCCTGTGCGCCCCCCATCCCGTCCGCGATCACCACCAGGCAGGCCGGCGCCACATCGGTGCGCACCACAAAGCTGTCCTGGTTGTTGGGACGAACCAAACCGACGTGCGTCTTCGCTGCTAACAGCATCTGCTCCTTCACCCCTCAATTCGGCCCGCGTCCCCAAAGGCAACGCGGCCAACCCGCCTAGAGCCGCCTTCCCGCGTATTCCGCGCGCAGCTGGCCACAGGCGGCCGCGATGTCGTGACCCATCTCCCGGCGAACGGTCGCATGGACACCGAGCGACCGCAGCTCCTTCAAAAAGGCTTGAATCTGCTCCTTTGGTGTGCGCTGATAGTTTCGCTCCGGCACGTAATTGACCGGGATCAGGTTCACGTGGCTCGGGAGCCCGCGCAACAGCTCCGCCAGACGGCGGGCATCCTCCAAGGAGTCGTTCTTCCCGCCGATGAGGGCGTACTCGAACGAGATCCGCTTTCCCGTCTTCCTATGATAATAATGGCAAGCTTCCATCAGCTTCGCAATCGGATACGCTTTGTTGACCGGCATCATCGACGACCGCAAGGCATCCGTCGTTGCGTGCAAGGAGACGGCGAGGGTGATGGGGCGTCCTTCGTCCGCAAGGCGGATGATGCCCGGCACCAGCCCGACCGTCGAGATGGTGATGTGACGCTGGCCGATGTTCAACCCGTCCGGATGGTTGATGATGTCGATGAACTTCATCGCCGCGTCGTAGTTGTCCATCGGCTCGCCCGAGCCCATCAGGACGACGGACGAGACGCGCTCGCCCTCCTCGTCCAGCAGCCGCTGGCTGTACATCAGCTGTTCGACCATCTCGCCCGCAGTCATCTGGCGGAGCATCCCGCCCAGGGTCGAAGCGCAGAACGAGCAGCCCATCTTACAGCCGACCTGGGTGGACACGCAGACGCTGTTGCCGTAATCGTGGCGCATCAAGACCGTCTCCACCGTCACCCCGTCCGGCCAGCCGAGCAAAAATTTTACCGTTCCGTCGATCCGCGACACTTGCCGGGTCAGCTCTCGCGAGGTCTGGATGGCGCTCTCCTCGGCCAACCGATCCCGCATGGCCTTGGGCAGGTTGGTCATCTGATGGACGGAGGTCGCGCGGCGCTGATACAGCCACTGAAAGACCTGTTTCGCCCGATACCGCGGCTGACCGAGCTCTTCAAACCACGCCTCCATCTCATCCATGCGCATGTCGTACAGATGCCGCACGCTTCATCCCCCTCACTCCGTCCTGCGCAGACGGGCCATGAAAAATCCGTCGGTACCAAACCACTCCGGCGTGACCCACGCCCCGGCGGCCTCCGGAGACACCCGTGCCGCCACCGCCGCGGGCAAATCTGGCCGGACGTCGTCGACCGCCAGCCGCCCTCCGGCGTCCGATACCGCTGCGGCGACCAGCTCGTCATTCTCTTGCCGGGTGAGCGTACACGTCGCATAGACGATCACGCCGCCCGGCCGCACCAACGCCGCCGCGGCGTCGAGCAGCTCCCGCTGCAGATGCGCCAGCGCCGCAGTGTCCTCCGGCCGCCTCCGCCACCGGATATCCGGCCGCCGGCGGAGCACGCCGAGGCCGCTGCAGGGCGCATCGAGCAACACCGCGTCGAACCGGCCCAATAGCTCAGGCCGCTCGGGCAACGCCCGCGCGTCCGACAGGATGACCTCCACCCGGCCGTCGAGGCCGAGCCGCCGGG includes the following:
- the pknB gene encoding Stk1 family PASTA domain-containing Ser/Thr kinase: MSRLLGGRYDLQEEIGGGGMAVVYRAIDTWLGRQVAVKMLRTQFAGDEEFVRRFRREAQSAASLSHPNIVNLYDMGITEDGQHYIVMEYVDGPTLKEVIRDRGPLPVKEALDITMQICDALEHAHDHGIIHRDIKPHNILLTKTGQVKVTDFGIARASTTNTITHHQGDSVLGSVHYFSPEQARGAATDVKSDIYSLGVVMYEMLTRQLPFSGDSPVSVALKHLRDKFTDPREINPAVPQSVENIILRCLVKAPEHRYPNMRAVKRDLEDALIHPNVPKFQVPDDATEATIAVPLVGQGRMAAEGMDPEAADTGKRRRHWWRALLWSGVALVVVCIGAVAAYYIVMDLIQVPNVKMPDVRGKTVAQAESILHQAGFNQIDEQQGVNNSPAGTVYDQDPPGNSEVKPGRAVTLWVSKGPQQVQMPDLTGVPVDEAIQQLKNLGLSPDNITKQTVQNSQVGAGLVVSTNPPKGTMVGLDAKVVLQVSDGAMTTVPNVVGMSLDDAKKALAAANLNYQVTRMQYPVPDGQVFKIVPYQAGAQVPAGSTITLYVADNSGESGGGLNTPPDNSNGAGNPPGEGQQVKTFQVTVTDKKHKALHVQIYKSDAESARQVVVDEVIRDDKQWTVSVIVTPDTPGQIQVYEDGHLEQTYNVPYGS
- a CDS encoding Stp1/IreP family PP2C-type Ser/Thr phosphatase → MLLAAKTHVGLVRPNNQDSFVVRTDVAPACLVVIADGMGGAQAGEVASRLAADTVSEYVAEACRQAGWGVEPEKVLRDAVQAANHRIWEASRNSAEYVGMGTTLVAALIHDGRVCLAHVGDSRAYVLHKGELAQVTDDHSLVAELVRRGQLTEEEAQHHPQRHIVTRSLGTAEFTDPDVSVRPFDEGDVLLLCTDGLSNLVQPSELKERLQPLQDAKVQADVEQAAEELIGLALARGGSDNVTVALLVRREERETA
- the rlmN gene encoding 23S rRNA (adenine(2503)-C(2))-methyltransferase RlmN; amino-acid sequence: MRHLYDMRMDEMEAWFEELGQPRYRAKQVFQWLYQRRATSVHQMTNLPKAMRDRLAEESAIQTSRELTRQVSRIDGTVKFLLGWPDGVTVETVLMRHDYGNSVCVSTQVGCKMGCSFCASTLGGMLRQMTAGEMVEQLMYSQRLLDEEGERVSSVVLMGSGEPMDNYDAAMKFIDIINHPDGLNIGQRHITISTVGLVPGIIRLADEGRPITLAVSLHATTDALRSSMMPVNKAYPIAKLMEACHYYHRKTGKRISFEYALIGGKNDSLEDARRLAELLRGLPSHVNLIPVNYVPERNYQRTPKEQIQAFLKELRSLGVHATVRREMGHDIAAACGQLRAEYAGRRL